A genomic window from Lotus japonicus ecotype B-129 chromosome 1, LjGifu_v1.2 includes:
- the LOC130730653 gene encoding dehydration-responsive element-binding protein 2F encodes MDHTCKRSSALKPWKKGPTRGKGGPQNASCEYRGVRQRTWGKWVAEIREPKKRTRLWLGSFTTAEEAAMAYDEAARRLYGPDAYLNLPHLQPSSNAAPIKSGKFKWLPSKNFMSMFPTCGALNVNAQPSVHFIHQRLQELKQNAVVTQPPSKEEIMTVGSKNNAEKPSAEKDAQTLPEAMLGDLQEKPQIDLHEFLQQLGILKEERHSERADSSGSSTVNEAVSRDDNDQLGVFSDNSVNWEALIAGIQESEDIIQLEEAYDMNDELNFSTSIWNF; translated from the coding sequence ATGGATCATACTTGCAAGAGGTCCTCTGCCTTGAAGCCATGGAAGAAAGGGCCAACCAGAGGGAAAGGTGGCCCCCAGAACGCTTCGTGCGAGTATCGAGGCGTTAGGCAAAGAACGTGGGGCAAATGGGTTGCTGAGATAAGAGAGCCGAAGAAGAGAACCAGGCTCTGGCTCGGTTCTTTCACCACGGCTGAAGAAGCCGCCATGGCTTATGATGAGGCTGCAAGGAGACTTTATGGACCGGATGCATACCTTAACCTTCCCCACTTGCAACCAAGCTCCAATGCTGCACCTATCAAATCAGGAAAGTTCAAATGGTTGCCTTCCAAGAACTTCATGTCAATGTTTCCTACTTGTGGAGCACTCAATGTAAATGCTCAACCTAGTGTTCATTTCATTCATCAGAGGTTGCAAGAGCTTAAGCAGAATGCAGTTGTTACTCAACCACCTTCTAAGGAAGAAATTATGACTGTTGGCAGCAAAAATAATGCCGAAAAGCCTTCCGCAGAAAAAGATGCTCAAACGTTGCCCGAGGCCATGCTTGGAGATCTTCAGGAGAAACCCCAGATAGACCTCCATGAGTTTCTTCAGCAGCTGGGAATACTGAAAGAAGAAAGACATTCAGAAAGAGCTGATAGCTCGGGAAGTTCAACGGTGAATGAAGCTGTGTCAAGAGATGACAATGATCAACTGGGAGTGTTTTCTGACAACAGTGTTAACTGGGAGGCATTAATTGCAGGTATTCAGGAATCAGAAGACATCATCCAGCTTGAAGAAGCATATGACATGAATGATGAGCTTAATTTCTCAACTTCCATTTGGAACTTTTAA